TTCTCAAAGACGGTTGGCTCCATACGGGGGATATCGCCAGGATGGACGAGGAGGGTTACTTCGAGATAGTCGTCAGAAAGAAGGATTTGATAACCGTTCGTCTCCCCGAAGATATGGATGGAATTCACGTTTACCCGGAGGAGATAGAGAGGGTTTTAATCCAGCATCCCAAGGTGAAGGAGGCGGGAGTGGTTGGCGTCCCCTCACCGCTGGGTGAGAGGATAAAGGCGTTCGTGGTCAAAGCGGGGGAGGTCACAGCCGAGGAGATCATGGACTTCTGCAGGAGGAACCTGGCACATTACAAGGTGCCGGAGATGATAGAGTTCATAGAGGAACTCCCGAAAAACATCATGGGCAAGATCCTCAGAAGGGAGCTCCGCGAAAGGGGATGAGCTCTTCGCGCCCTAACGCCTCCGAGGTATAGGGAAGTTCGGCGAATCCAGATGTGCTTCTCGCATGATCTTCGATATCTCGTTCACGATATCGAGGTGATCCGCTGCTATGTTCCTTCTTTCACCTATATCCTCGCTGAGGTTATACAGTTCGATCTTCCTATCCAGATGCCGCACTCCCTTCCAGTCGCCCATCCTGACGGCCTGATCGAACCCCCTCTCATAAAACTCCCAATACAGGTATTCATGATCTCCTTGTTCCTTACCGAGCAGGGCCGGCAACATGGAGATCCCGTCTATCCCCCTAGGCGATTCCACCCCCGCGATCTCCGCCGCTGTCGGGAGGAAATCCCAAAAGGCCCAGACCTGATCGCTCACGCTCCCCGGCTTTATCTTCCCCGGCCATCGCACGATCATCGGCACGCGTATGCCGCCCTCATAGAGATCCCTTTTGATCCCTCGCAGCGGTCCGGAGCTTTTGAAGAATTTGGGATCATGCCCGCCCTCCCTATGTGGTCCGTTATCGCTGGAGAAGAAGATCACCGTCTCCCCGTCGATTCCGAGCTCCTTCAAAAGGGAGACGATCCTGCCCACATCCCTGTCCATCCTCGTAACCATGGCTGCGAAGTTTTTCTCCACCTGAGGCCATGATCTGTCCGAGTAGGGTTCATCCGATGGCACCTCCATGCCGTTGCCCGTTTTCCTCCCCAGCTCGTTGTTGGCGTGCGGAATGGTATATGCCAGGTAGAGGAAAAAGGGATTACCCCTGTTGCGTCTGATGAATTTCAGTGCCTCCTCGGTGAATAGATCATGGGAGTATACCCCCTTCTTTCCGTTCATGTTCTCCTTGATCCAGTATTTCTCCATGTTTCTCCAAAGATACTCCGGGTAATAGTTATGTGCCCGTCTCTGATTGAGATAGCCGAACCACTCGTCAAACCCTTTCAGATTTGGCACCCCGGTGGTTCCCGGCTCGCCGAGACCCCATTTCCCGATGATCGCCGTGGTATAGCCTGCGCCTTTAAGTATTTCGGCGACCGTGACGTCCCGAGGACGGAGCGGGATGAGTTTGTTGCCTCGAACGCGGGCATGTCCCATGTGGAATCCCGTCATAAGGGCGCAACGTGAGGGGGCACATACCGTGCTTCCGGCATAGCATTGGGTGAACCTGATCCCCTCTGCCGCCAGAGCATCTATATTGGGAGTTTCGATAAGCCTTTGGCCGTAACATCCCAGATCTCCATATCCCAGATCGTCCGCCAGTATGAAGATTATGTTCGGCTTACGACCGCCGAGGTTCGGATACTTTCCG
This is a stretch of genomic DNA from Candidatus Poribacteria bacterium. It encodes these proteins:
- a CDS encoding arylsulfatase, which gives rise to MDRRRFLYTLGVGTAGVMALGGSAVFGKYPNLGGRKPNIIFILADDLGYGDLGCYGQRLIETPNIDALAAEGIRFTQCYAGSTVCAPSRCALMTGFHMGHARVRGNKLIPLRPRDVTVAEILKGAGYTTAIIGKWGLGEPGTTGVPNLKGFDEWFGYLNQRRAHNYYPEYLWRNMEKYWIKENMNGKKGVYSHDLFTEEALKFIRRNRGNPFFLYLAYTIPHANNELGRKTGNGMEVPSDEPYSDRSWPQVEKNFAAMVTRMDRDVGRIVSLLKELGIDGETVIFFSSDNGPHREGGHDPKFFKSSGPLRGIKRDLYEGGIRVPMIVRWPGKIKPGSVSDQVWAFWDFLPTAAEIAGVESPRGIDGISMLPALLGKEQGDHEYLYWEFYERGFDQAVRMGDWKGVRHLDRKIELYNLSEDIGERRNIAADHLDIVNEISKIMREAHLDSPNFPIPRRR